Proteins encoded by one window of Fusarium graminearum PH-1 chromosome 1, whole genome shotgun sequence:
- a CDS encoding FACT complex subunit SPT16 — protein MAEIKIDSKIFQERISHFATAWKNDLRSKDGLFNGAQSLVVMMGKVEEVPEFHKNNAIHFWLLGYEFPTTLMLFTLDTLYILTTAKKAKHLEQLKGGRFPIEVLVRGKDAAENEKLFVKLTDKIKEAGNKVGTIAKDTSRGPFVDEWKKVLAEHCKEVSQVDISAALSTYAFAVKDESELRAMRTASKACVALMTPYFLDEMSNILDAEKKVKHSTLADKVDKKLDDTSFWKTVQLPSKGKLPSDLDPAQLDWILGPAIQSGGKYDLRFAGESNDDNLHAGIIIAAMGLRYKSYCSTIARTYLVDPNKAQESSYKLLTLIHNTIIKEIRDGMTAKEVYGRAVGIIKSKKPEMEKHFLKNVGWGVGLENKDPTLVLNAKNQRVLKDGMTLIINTGFQDIENPHPQDKNSKVYALVLTDTIRVTSSEPVVFTAEAPTSADANSFFFKDDEETEPAPKKEKKDSRVGAVATKNITTTRLRSERTTQVANDDIEKKRREHQKELAAKKQREGLARFSESTNDQNGGEVKKFKRFESYKRDNQFPVKIKNLEVVVDSKNSTVVLPIMGRPVPFHINTIKNASKSDEGEWSFLRINFLSPGQGVGRKDDQPFEDASAHFVRSLTFRSSDGERYNEIATQISNMKRDVVKKEQEKKDMEDVVEQDKLVEIRNRRPAVLDNVYIRPAMEGKRVPGKVEIHQNGIRYISPLNAQHRVDVLFSNVKHLFFQPCQHELIVIIHIHLKDPIIVGNKKKTKDVQFYREATDIQFDETGNRKRKYRYGDEDEFEAEQEERRRRAELDRLFQGFAQKIAEAGRNEGIEVDMPIRELGFHGVPFRSNVFVQPTTDCLIQVVEPPFMVITIEEVEIAHLERVQFGLKNFDMVFVFKDFTRAPYHVNTIPVEFLDQVKDYLDSSDIAYTEGPLNLNWPTIMKTVTADTHQFFADGGWSFLQADSDDDGGDPSDEESAFEMDEDEFDEESESSDEGSDFGSNASDDEGSDAELDSEDEGEDWDELERKAKKRDRESAMEEEDRGANKKKQRKR, from the exons atggccgagatcaagattgACAGCAAAATCTTCCAGGAGCGCATTTCGCACTTCGCCACAGCCTGGAAGAATGACCTACGCTCCAAGGATGGCCTATTCAACGGCGCCCAgtctctggtggtgatgatgggcaaggttgaggaggtccCCGAATTCCACAAGAACAATGCGATCCAC TTCTGGCTTCTTGGATACGAATTTCCAACAACCCTGATGTTGTTTACGCTCGACACTCTATACATTCTCACAACCGCAAAGAAAG CCAAACATCTCGAACAGCTCAAAGGCGGCCGATTCCCGATCGAAGTGCTCGTGCGAGGCAAGGACGCTGCGGAGAATGAGAAGCTTTTCGTCAAGCTCACCGATAAGATTAAGGAGGCAGGA AACAAGGTTGGCACAATCGCCAAAGACACCTCCCGAGGACCCTTCGTCGACGAGTGGAAGAAGGTGCTGGCCGAACACTGTAAGGAGGTTTCCCAGGTCGACATCTCAGCTGCCCTTTCCACCTACGCCTTTgccgtcaaggatgagagtgAACTCCGAGCGATGCGAACTGCCTCCAAGGCCTGTGTTGCCTTGATGACCCCCTACTTCCTCGACGAGATGTCCAACATTCTTGACGCCGAAAAGAAAGTCAAGCATTCCACGTTGGCcgacaaggtcgacaagaagCTGGACGATACCTCATTCTGGAAGACTGTGCAACTTCCTAGCAAGGGCAAGCTTCCTTCTGACCTCGATCCTGCTCAGCTGGACTGGATTCTGGGACCAGCGATCCAGAGTGGTGGCAAGTACGATCTTCGGTTCGCGGGCGAgtccaacgacgacaacCTCCACGCAGGCATCATCATTGCTGCTATGGGTCTCCGATACAAGTCTTACTGCTCGACTATTGCACGAACATACCTCGTCGACCCCAACAAAGCTCAAGAGAGCAGCTACAAACTCCTCACTCTAAttcacaacaccatcatcaaggaaaTTCGTGATGGCATGACGGCAAAGGAGGTGTACGGAAGGGCTGTtggtatcatcaagagcaagaagccgGAAATGGAGAAGCATTTCCTCAAGAACGTTGGTTGGGGTGTCGGAttggagaacaaggaccCCACCCTCGTTCTCAACGCGAAGAACCAGAGAGTTCTGAAGGACGGCATGACCCTTATCATCAACACAGGTTTTCAAGATATCGAGAACCCGCACCCTCAGGACAAGAACAGCAAAGTCTACGCCTTGGTCCTGACTGATACCATCAGAGTTACTTCGTCGGAGCCTGTGGTTTTCACTGCCGAGGCGCCCACAAGTGCTGATgccaactctttcttctttaaggacgacgaggaaaCCGAGCCTGCtcccaagaaagagaagaaggactcACGTGTTGGCGCTGTTGCAACCAAGAACATCACAACCACAAGACTCCGCTCAGAACGCACAACTCAGGTCGCTAATGAcgatatcgagaagaagcgacgtGAGCATCAAAAAGAActtgcagccaagaagcaaaggGAAGGTCTCGCGAGATTCTCTGAATCCACAAATGATCAGAACGGAGGCGAGGTTAAGAAGTTCAAGCGCTTCGAGTCCTACAAGAGAGACAACCAGTTCCCCGTCAAGATTAAGAACCtcgaggttgttgttgacagCAAGAACAGCACAGTCGTTTTGCCTATAATGGGACGCCCTGTGCCTTTCCatatcaacaccatcaagaatGCTAGTAAGAGCGACGAAGGTGAATGGTCTTTCTTGCGTATCAACTTCCTGTCCCCTGGCCAGGGTGTAGGTAGGAAGGATGACCAGCCTTTCGAGGATGCCTCGGCGCATTTTGTCCGAAGTTTGACCTTCCGATCGTCCGATGGTGAGAGATACAACGAAATAGCAACTCAAATCTCCAACATGAAGCGCGATGTagtcaagaaggagcaggagaagaaggatatggaGGACGTCGTTGAGCAGGATAAACTTGTCGAGATAAGAA ACCGACGTCCGGCTGTACTGGACAACGTCTATATTCGCCCTGCTATGGAGGGCAAGCGAGTCCCAGGAAAGGTTGAGATCCACCAGAACGGTATTCGATACATCTCACCCCTGAACGCTCAGCACAGAGTAGATGTACTGTTCTCAAACGTCAAGCACCTTTTCTTCCAGCCTTGCCAGCATGAGTtgatcgtcatcatccacatTCACCTCAAGGATCCTATTATTGTCGGcaataagaagaagacaaaggatGTCCAATTCTACCGAGAAGCAACAGACATCCAGTTCGATGAAACGGGTAACCGCAAGCGCAAGTACCGATATGGTGACGAAGACGAGTTCGAGGCAGAGCAGGAGGAACGCCGACGAAGAGCCGAGTTGGACCGCCTGTTCCAGGGCTTCGCGCAAAAGATCGCCGAGGCTGGTCGTAACGAAGGTATCGAGGTTGACATGCCTATCCGCGAACTTGGATTCCACGGCGTGCCATTCCGAAGCAACGTCTTTGTTCAGCCCACCACCGACTGCCTTATTCAGGTTGTTGAGCCTCCCTTTATGGTAATCACCATTGAGGAAGTTGAAATCGCCCATCTGGAACGTGTGCAGTTCGGGCTGAAGAACTTTGACATGGTGTTTGTCTTCAAGGACTTTACACGAGCTCCTTACCACGTCAACACTATTCCCGTCGAGTTTCTCGACCAAGTCAAGGACTACCTTGACTCTTCAGATATCGCCTATACAGAAGGTCCTCTTAACCTCAACTGGCCGACCATCATGAAGACTGTCACAGCCGACACCCACCAGTTCTTTGCCGACGGTGGTTGGTCCTTCCTACAGGCTGATTCAGATGATGACGGAGGTGACCCGTCTGACGAGGAGTCTGCTTtcgagatggatgaggacGAGTTCGATGAGGAGTCCGAATCCAGCGACGAAGGCTCTGACTTTGGCAGCAATGCTAGTGACGATGAAGGCTCTGACGCTGAGCTCGATAGTGAGGATGAGGGTGAAGACTGGGACGAACTAGAGcgcaaagccaagaagagagaccGTGAGAGCGccatggaggaggaagaccgCGGTGCtaataagaagaagcagcgCAAGCGCTAA